In a single window of the Mugil cephalus isolate CIBA_MC_2020 chromosome 6, CIBA_Mcephalus_1.1, whole genome shotgun sequence genome:
- the ccdc124 gene encoding coiled-coil domain-containing protein 124: MPKKFQGENSKAATAKARKAEAKAVADARKKQEEEDALWQETDKHVLKKGQRKDDKEKKRLELLERKKENQRLLDEEAARLKGKSQKEAAAGKVTRAQIEETLLNEQQQQEQQPKPKEKSHLDTPLEENVNRIIPEEGTVEARTIEDAIAVLSTGPEDMDRHPERRMKAAFAAYEEENMPRLKKENPNMRLSQLKQMLKKEWVKAPENPLNQRFSSYNSK; the protein is encoded by the exons ATGCCAAAGAAGTTCCAGGGCGAGAACTCCAAGGCTGCTACTGCCAAAGCCCGCAAGGCTGAGGCCAAGGCGGTGGCAGATGCCCGGaagaagcaggaagaggaggatgccCTGTGGCAGGAAACGGACAAGCATGTGCTCAAAAAGGGGCAGAGAAAG GAtgacaaggagaagaagagactgGAACTCCtcgagaggaaaaaagaaaaccagcgACTTCTGGATGAGGAGGCTGCCAGGCTGAAGGGCAAATCCCAGAAGGAGGCGGCGGCAGGAAAAGTGACTCGTGCCCAGATCGAGGAGACGCTTCTGaacgagcagcagcagcaggagcaacaGCCCAAGCCGAAAG AAAAGAGTCACCTGGATACACCACTGGAGGAGAACGTGAACAGAATCATCCCTGAAGAAGGAACCGTGGAAGCCAGAACAATAGAAGACGCCATCGCTGTACTCAG CACGGGGCCCGAGGACATGGATCGCCACCCGGAGCGGAGGATGAAAGCGGCATTTGCTGCTTACGAGGAGGAAAACATGCCTCGCCTAAAAAAGGAGAACCCCAACATGAGATTGTCGCAGCTGAAGCAAATGCTGAAGAAGGAGTGGGTCAAGGCGCCGGAGAACCCCCTCAACCAACGCTTTTCTTCCTACAACTCAAAGTGA
- the cluap1 gene encoding clusterin-associated protein 1 homolog isoform X2: MSFRDLRNFTEMMRALGYPRLISMENFRTPNFTLVAEILIWLVKRYEPQIDIPTDVDTESDRIFFIKAVAEFMATKAHIKLNTKRLYQADGYAVKEMLKITSVLYNAMKTKQMALGEKVEEDNNKFKFDLGSRISDLKAARQLASEVTSKGASLYDLLGKEVDLREMRTAAIARPLEVNETEKALKAAIKEVLESVEKTKDMLSNVVSDETSLDAKIEKKKQELERNRKRLQTLQSVRPAFMDEYEKIEEDLQKQYDTFVEKYRNLTFLESQLDEYHRLEQERFEEAENTLRVMQHKLREEEKDLMKGSLKDEDSDMDVPEDEGSDSDIEEVRPSKPRPTRNGIMAGRGARFIGNMQGGDSDETEDSEIDVDEDDEEDEEGEEEEEEEESKDLEDDSLEGPLSGGSRPYKGGMRPPLLEESDNDF; the protein is encoded by the exons atgtcattCAGAGACTTAAGAA ATTTCACAGAAATGATGAGAGCCTTAGGATATCCTCGCTTGATATCCATGGAGAACTTCAGGACACCTAACTTCACTCTAGTGGCTGAAATCCTTATATGGCTTGTAAAGAG ATATGAGCCACAGATTGATATTCCCACTGATGTGGACACAGAGTCAGACAGAATATTCTTCATCAAGGCTGTGGCAGAGTTCATG GCGACAAAGGCTCACATCAAGCTGAACACCAAGCGTCTCTACCAGGCTGATGGTTACGCAGTGAAAGAGATGTTGAAGATCACCTCCGTGCTGTACAATGcaatgaaaaccaaacagatgGCTCTGGGagaaaaggtggaggaggacaacaACAAGTTCAAGTTCGACCTCGGCTCACGG ATCTCAGATCTTAAAGCAGCTCGGCAGCTGGCATCCGAAGTCACCTCTAAAGGAGCATCACTATATGATTTACTAGGAAAAGAGGTGGATTTAAGG GAAATGAGAACGGCAGCCATTGCTAGACCCTTGGAGGtcaatgaaacagaaaaggcccTCAAAGCTGCAATCAAGGAGGTTTTG GAAAGTGTGGAAAAGACCAAAGACATGCTGAGTAACGTTGTGTCTGATGAGACCAGTCTGGACGCCAagatagaaaagaagaagcaggagctGGAAAGAAATCGAAAGAGACTTCAGACGTTGCAGAGTGTAAG GCCAGCGTTCATGGATGAATATGAGAAGATCGAGGAAGATCTGCAGAAGCAATATGATACTTTCGTAGAGAAGTACAGGAATCTCACCTTCCTGGAGTCTCAACTGGATGAATACCATAGACTGGAACAGGAAAGGTTTGAG GAAGCTGAAAACACTCTGAGGGTAATGCAGCACAAActaagagaggaagagaaggatcTGATGAAGGGTTCAT tgaaAGACGAGGACTCTGACATGGACGTTCCAGAGGACGAAGGTTCAGACAGTGACATTGAAGAGGTCCGACCGTCCAAGCCTCGGCCCACAAGAAATGGCATCATGGCAG GGAGAGGAGCGCGTTTCATCGGGAACATGCAGGGTGGTGACAGCGATGAG ACTGAAGACAGTGAGATTGATGTGGAcgaggatgatgaggaagatgaggaaggcgaggaagaggaggaggaagaagagagcaAAGATTTGGAGGATGACAGTTTGGAGGGACCATTATCAGGTGGCAGTCGTCCCTACAAGGGAGGCATGAGGCCCCCTCTGCTGGAGGAAAGTGATAATGACTTCTAA
- the cluap1 gene encoding clusterin-associated protein 1 homolog isoform X1 — translation MSFRDLRNFTEMMRALGYPRLISMENFRTPNFTLVAEILIWLVKRYEPQIDIPTDVDTESDRIFFIKAVAEFMATKAHIKLNTKRLYQADGYAVKEMLKITSVLYNAMKTKQMALGEKVEEDNNKFKFDLGSRISDLKAARQLASEVTSKGASLYDLLGKEVDLREMRTAAIARPLEVNETEKALKAAIKEVLESVEKTKDMLSNVVSDETSLDAKIEKKKQELERNRKRLQTLQSVRPAFMDEYEKIEEDLQKQYDTFVEKYRNLTFLESQLDEYHRLEQERFEEAENTLRVMQHKLREEEKDLMKGSLKDEDSDMDVPEDEGSDSDIEEVRPSKPRPTRNGIMAGRGARFIGNMQGGDSDEASLAVSRRSIPHAKKQRKGKTEDSEIDVDEDDEEDEEGEEEEEEEESKDLEDDSLEGPLSGGSRPYKGGMRPPLLEESDNDF, via the exons atgtcattCAGAGACTTAAGAA ATTTCACAGAAATGATGAGAGCCTTAGGATATCCTCGCTTGATATCCATGGAGAACTTCAGGACACCTAACTTCACTCTAGTGGCTGAAATCCTTATATGGCTTGTAAAGAG ATATGAGCCACAGATTGATATTCCCACTGATGTGGACACAGAGTCAGACAGAATATTCTTCATCAAGGCTGTGGCAGAGTTCATG GCGACAAAGGCTCACATCAAGCTGAACACCAAGCGTCTCTACCAGGCTGATGGTTACGCAGTGAAAGAGATGTTGAAGATCACCTCCGTGCTGTACAATGcaatgaaaaccaaacagatgGCTCTGGGagaaaaggtggaggaggacaacaACAAGTTCAAGTTCGACCTCGGCTCACGG ATCTCAGATCTTAAAGCAGCTCGGCAGCTGGCATCCGAAGTCACCTCTAAAGGAGCATCACTATATGATTTACTAGGAAAAGAGGTGGATTTAAGG GAAATGAGAACGGCAGCCATTGCTAGACCCTTGGAGGtcaatgaaacagaaaaggcccTCAAAGCTGCAATCAAGGAGGTTTTG GAAAGTGTGGAAAAGACCAAAGACATGCTGAGTAACGTTGTGTCTGATGAGACCAGTCTGGACGCCAagatagaaaagaagaagcaggagctGGAAAGAAATCGAAAGAGACTTCAGACGTTGCAGAGTGTAAG GCCAGCGTTCATGGATGAATATGAGAAGATCGAGGAAGATCTGCAGAAGCAATATGATACTTTCGTAGAGAAGTACAGGAATCTCACCTTCCTGGAGTCTCAACTGGATGAATACCATAGACTGGAACAGGAAAGGTTTGAG GAAGCTGAAAACACTCTGAGGGTAATGCAGCACAAActaagagaggaagagaaggatcTGATGAAGGGTTCAT tgaaAGACGAGGACTCTGACATGGACGTTCCAGAGGACGAAGGTTCAGACAGTGACATTGAAGAGGTCCGACCGTCCAAGCCTCGGCCCACAAGAAATGGCATCATGGCAG GGAGAGGAGCGCGTTTCATCGGGAACATGCAGGGTGGTGACAGCGATGAG GCGTCTTTAGCTGTTTCCAGAAGGTCAATTCCCCATGCCAAAAAACAGCGGAAAGGAAAG ACTGAAGACAGTGAGATTGATGTGGAcgaggatgatgaggaagatgaggaaggcgaggaagaggaggaggaagaagagagcaAAGATTTGGAGGATGACAGTTTGGAGGGACCATTATCAGGTGGCAGTCGTCCCTACAAGGGAGGCATGAGGCCCCCTCTGCTGGAGGAAAGTGATAATGACTTCTAA